The Streptomyces uncialis genomic interval GAGACGCGGGACGAGACGCTGACTGTCGTCGGGCCGCATCGTCAGATGATCGCCGAACGTCGCCGGGTCGATCGTGACGCGCCCCTCACCGGTGGTGAGCGTGACGGGCGCCGACATCGCGGGCCGCGCGAACTCGCGCAGCGCGCGGTCCGTCTCGGCCTTGCCGATCCTCGGCTCCTTCTCCTCCACGGGCAGCTCGATCCGCCCGGGGTTCTCGGCGAAGTACGCGTCCCGCACCGGGTCGACCGATCCGTCGATGTCCAGCGTCTGGCCGGTGACCGGCCGTACCGCCTTCGCCGCGCCCTCGCTGAAGGAGACGGCGCCCTCACGGACCTTGCGGTCGTGCTTCTCCGCGAGCCCCCGCAGGGCGGCCCGGGTGGCGTCCTCGTCCATCGCGAGCACGGGGTCGACCGCGCCGCCACGGGAGGTGAACAGATCACCGATCACCGTGAAGGGGTCGTAGCTGGAGCGGACCGCGCGGGAGGCGGTCTCCTCGGTGTCGAGCCGGAGCCCGGCCGCCGCGGGGTCGAGCCGGTCCGTACGGTCCCCGACGGTCACCGTGAGCGGGGCCGTTGCCGTGGCCGCCAGCTCCCGGTCCAGTTTCTCCTTGGCCTCCGGCTGGCTCAGCCCACCGAGGTCCACCCCGCGCACCGTGGTGCCGGAGGGAGCCTCGTCGCCGGTCACCAGCAGCCCGGTCAGATAGAGGGCCCCCGCGCCGAGCACGACAGCGCCACTCGCGACGGCGGCGGGATGTATTCGGCGGCGCATGGGACTCCCAGAAGATGACCGGCACGGATCAGTCCGGACATGGCCCGGCCGGTGTGACGAACGCACTGGACGCTACCGTGCCATAAGTAAGCGAATAGTAAGAAACGGAGGTAGGGATAACCGGCCACCGGCCCACCGGCCGCTACCGTCGCCTTCCCCGCTTCGCCGCCCGGACACCGTCCCAGCGCCCCCGGCCCGGCCCCGCCCGCCCGGCCTGCGGGCCCTCACCCGGCGGCAGTTCGCACGCCGTGAGATGACGGCCGTCCGCTGCCCCGCGCCGCGCGCCGGGCCGCCGACCGCGCCGGACGTGGAAACCCCCGGCCCCGCCCTCCCCGGTGGGCGTGACAAGACCGACACGGGAGCACCCCGCTTCCGCGCCTTCCAGCGCGAACCCCGCGACGGGCGCCGTACCCGGCACCGCGCTCGCGGCCCGCGCCGACCTACTACGGTGTGTAGAAGATCAATGGCCGGATCGTGACGGTCGTACCGGGCGGCGGATCATGAACGGCGACCCCCATGATCCGGACCGGCGGCGCCTGTTGCGGGTGCGGTGAGCCGTACCGGCGGCCGGGGGAGGGAGTGCGATGATCAACGGATCTACTAAGGTGGTTCCCACATGCGTCGCGCCGGGAGGACTCCACGGCGACCACGCGTACGCGGTAGCACGTGCCACGGCGACGGGCACGGAGCTGAGGGAGGCGGACCGATGCGGACCTGGACAGCACGTCAATGGCTGGCCGCGGCGGCGGTGACGGTGGCCGCCGGTGCGGCGATCGGGATTCCGACCGGGGTCGTCGACACCCCGCTGTACGCCCGGATGACCGCCGTGCTCTGGTGGAACTACCCGGTCTGGGCGCTGTCCTCGCTGCTCGTGGGACTGCTGGTGGCGACGTACGTGGGTCAGCCGCCCGCGGTCCGGGCCAGGGGTCCGCGCGGACCGCGCGCCGTCGCCGCCGCCCTGCTGTCCGCGTTCGCGGTCGGCTGCCCGGTCTGCAACAAGCTCGTCGTCCTCGCCCTCGGCACGAGCGGGGCCCTGTCCTACTGGGCCCCCGCGCAGCCCCTGCTCGCGATCGCCTCACTGGCGCTGCTCGTCCACGCCCTGGTGCGGCGGCTGCGCACGGTGGCCGACTGCCCGGTGCCGGTCACCGCGTCGTCCACCAAGGCCGACGGCGCACCGGTCGCCTGACGGACGGCCGCGCGGACCACGGGCGCTCCCGTGACGCCTCGCGGGGGCGCACCCGAGGGGCGCCTGAGACGTACGTCTTCGTGGAGCCGTGGGCCGAGGGGCGCCCGACGGTCAGCGCGGCGTGGGGCGCCAGGCGGCTTCGGCGTCCTGGGCGGTGGGATGGGTCGGGAAGACCTGGTCCAGGCCGACGATGCGGAAGATCCGGCTGACCCGGTCGGGGACCGCGGCCAGCGCGATGGTCGCCTGCGCGGCCAGGGCGTGGTTGCGGGCGGCGAGCAGGACCGTGATGCCGGTGGAGTCGCAGAAGGTGAGGCTCCCCAGATCGACGACCAGCTGCTGGCCCGGACACAACGCCAGTCCGGGCAGGACGGCGCGTACCTCCGGCGCGGTGAGGTGGTCGAGCTCCCCGGCGACCGCGACGACCGGCCCGGCGGCCGTGCTGCGGGTACGGACGGTCAGCTGCCTGGTCACCGCTGCTCCTCACCGGGGGGCCGGGGCGCGTGGACGGCGAGGACGGCGGTGTCGTCGTCCACGCCGGTGCCGAGGGTGTCGAGCAGGCCGCGGACCGCGTCGACGGTGTCCGACGCGGTGGCGGGGGCCAGCGCGCGGGCGAAGTCGAGAAGGGCGTCGTCGCCGTAGCGTTCCCCGCCGCCGGAGGTGGCGTCGGTGCGGGCCTCGGTGAGGCCGTCGGTGTACAGCAGCAGGGTGTCGCCGGGGGCGAGGCGCACGGTGGTGGTGGCGATATGGGCCTCGGGCAGGACACCGATGAGCTGTCCGCCGGGGGTGGGCAGGAAGTCGGCGGTGCCGTCGGCCCGCAGCAGCAGGGCGGGCGGATGTCCGCCACCGGCCAGGGTGATGTGGAAACCGCCTTTCTCGGGGTCGAGCGTGAGCAGTCCGAAGACGACGGTGCAGAACCGGGGATCGGCACCGTTGTACTCGTGGTTGAGCACCGTGTTGAGGTTGCCGAGCACGGCCACCGGGTCGGGGTCGTAGACGGCGGCGGCGCGCAGGGTGTAGCGGGCCAGGGAGGTGACGGCCGCGGCGGCGGCGCCCTTGCCGCACACATCGCCCAGGAACAGGCCCCAGGTGTCCGGGGCCAGGGGGAAGAGATCGTAGAAGTCGCCGCCGACCTCGTCCGGGGAGGCGAGATGGTAGTGCGTGGAGACATCCAGGCCCGGCATGTTCTCCAGCGCCGGCGGCAGCAGCGTCTTCTGCAAGGTGGCGGCCAGCACCCGGAGGCGGTCGCGTTCCTGGTCGGCCTCCTTGCGGGCGCGCAGCAGCTCGGTCTCGTAGGCGCGCCGGTCGCGGGCGTCGAAGAGCGTGGTGCGGACGAGCAGCGGCTGCCCGTTGCTGCCCCTCTTCAGGGTGGAGGTGACCAGGACCGGCAGGCGGGTGCCGTCGGCGGCCTTCAGCTCCAGGGCGATGCCGCTGATCTCGCCCTGCATCCGCAGCAGCGGGGCGAAGTGGGTCTCGTGGTAGAGCCGGCCGCCGACGGTCAGCAGGTCGGAGAAGTGCTTGCGGCCGACCAGGTCACCGCGCCGGTAGCCGAGCCAGTCCAGCAGCGTGGTGTTGACCTTCGCGATCCGGCCGTCCAGCTGGGTCGAGAGATAGCCGCAGGGGGCGTGCTCGTAGAGGTCCTCGACGCTGTCCTCCAGCAGCGCGGAGAACTGCGCCTGCTCGTCCCCCGGGGCCTCGTCCTTTCTCGGACCGTTCTGGTCGTCGTCGGTCCTGCTCATCACGGGGTGCCTCCCGCGAACGCGGCGATCGCCGCGGCGGTCTCGTCGGGGGCGGCGAGCTGCGGGCAGTGTCCGGTGGCGTTCAGCGTGACGAGCTGGCTGCCCGGTATCCGCGCGTGCACGAACGCGCCCACCTCGGGCGGGGCGATCGCGTCACGGGAGCACTGCGCGACGAGGGTGGGCACCGTCACCCCGGCGAGGTCGGCGCGGTTGTCGGACAGGAAGGTGACCCGGGCGAAGACCCTGGCGATCTCCGGGTCGGTACGGCAGAAGCTGCTCGTCAGTTCCTCGCCCAGCTCCGGCCGCTCCGGGTTGCCCATGATGACCGGCGCCATCGCACCCGACCAGCCCAGATAGTTGGCGTCGAGCGACTCCAGCAGCTCGTCGATGTCCTCGGCGCTGAACCCGCCCCGGTAGCCGGTGTCCGGGTCGTCGATGAAGCAGGGCGACGGGGCCAGCAGGACGAGCCCGGTGAACGCCCCGGGCTCCTTCGCGGCGGCCAGCACCCCCATCATGGCGCTGACCGAGTGCCCGACGAACGTCACCGGGCCCAGTGCCAGCTCCCGGCACAGCTCCAGCAGGTCGTCGACGTATCCGTGCAGGGTCGAGTACCGCTCCCGGCTCCATGCCGAGAGGTCCGAGTTCCCCGCGCCGACATGATCGAAGAGGACGACGGTGAAGTCGCGCTCCAGCGCCGGCACGATCAGCCGCCACATGTTCTGGTCGCACCCGAACCCGTGCGCCAGCATCACCACAGGGCCGCCGGGCCGCCCCGACACCGTCACATGGTTCCTGCTCCGCACATCCATATGGCACATACTCGCAGAGACCGCCCGGGCCGCCCGCGGAGCATGCCACCGGGTGCGCGCGCCGTCGGCCCCGGCACCCCGGTCGCCGCCCCGCCGGAACCGTCAGTGGTGCGAGGTCACCGCCACCGGGCAGGGGGCGTGGTGCAGCGCCGCGTGCGCCACCGAACCGATACGGCCGCCGATGGGCGTGTACCGGGCCCTGCGCCCCACGACCAGCAGCTGTGCCCCGGTGGACGCGGCGAGCAGGACCTGACCGGCGCTGCCGATCTCCACATGCTCCACGACGCGGACGTCCGGGAACTTCTCGCGCCAGGGCGCCAGGGCCTCGCGCAGGGATTTGCGCTCCAGCGGCTCCAGCCCGCCGGCCTCGTCGGTGAGCCGCAGGAACTCGGAGCTGTAGGCGTGCAGCGGCGGCAGGCTCCAGGCCCGTACCGCGCGCAGGGCGGCGCCGCGCGCGGCGGCCGCCGCGAACGCGAACGCGAGCGCCGGTCCGCTGTCCTCGGCGCTGCCCTGCTGGCCGACGACGACCTCGCCCGCGCGCGGCGGCGGCCTGTCCCCGGGGGACCGGACGGAGACCACGGGGTGCCGTGCCTCCGCGATCACCTGCCGGCCGTAGGAGCCGAGCAGGAAGCCCAGGACGGGGCCCTGTCCCTTGGAGCCGAGCACCAGCATCTCCGCCGTCCGGGCGGCGCCGAGCAGGGCGTCCACCGGGTCCTCGGCGACCACCTCGGAGCTGATCTCCAGCTCCGGGCGCCCCTCGGCCGCCCGTGCGTCGGCCTTCGTCACGACGGCCTCGGCCGCGCGGCTCAGGGCGTCCCCGCCGCCGGTCAACGGGACGTCGCGCGGCTCCCACCAGGGGGCGTGGACGATACGCAGGGGGAGCCGCCGCAGGGCCGCCTCATGGGCCGCCCAGTCGACGGCCGCCAGACTCTCCGGTGAGCCGTCCACCCCAACAGCGATTGCGCGGGCCATTGCCATGCCTCCTTGTGACGCGACGGAGCGGCAACGCTACCGCCCCTCCCCGCAGCCTTCCGGATCATGGCCCGCCGGGGGAGGGCCGATCGTCCCGAATCCAGGAACCGGCCGGTCGGGGCCGCCCTGGCGTCCCAGGCGGCCGTGCCGGATCCCACGAGGGCGGGCGCCTTCCCGCCGCCGCCCGGTACCCACCGGCGGGCGTGCGGGGCTCACCACTAGGCTGCCGGGATGACCTCGGTGACGTACCTCTCGGAGCTGTTCTCACTGGACGGCAGGGTGGCCCTGGTGACGGGCGGCAGCTCGGGGATCGGCCGGGCGGTGGCCGGGGCGCTGGCGCGGGCGGGCGCCCGGGTGGTGATCGTGGCGCGCGGCGAGACGGAACTCGCGGCGACCGTGGCCGAGCTGACGGCCGAGGGCCGCGAGGCGGCCTGGGTGAGCGCCGATCTGAGCGCCCGCGAGGGGGTGCGCGCGGCGGCGGAAGCGGCGGCGGCCGTGTTCGGGGAGCCGGACATCCTGGTGAACAGCGCGGGCATCAACCTCCGTCCTCCGCTGGGTGAGCTGGGCGAGGACGTCTGGGACACCACCATGGCCGTGAACCTGGAGGCGCCGTTCCTGCTGGGGCAGCGCTTCGGCCCCGGGATGGCCGCGCGGGGATTCGGCCGGATCATCCACATCACCTCGCAGCAGGCGCACCGGGCGTTCGTGCAGAGCGGCGCGTACGGCGTCTCCAAGGGCGCGCTGGAGTCGCTGGCCCGCTCGCAGGCCGAGGCGTGGTCACCGCACGGTGTCACCTGCAACACCCTGGTACCGGGTTTCGTCATGACCCCGCTCAACCAGCGGCTGTCGTCCGACCCCGACCGGGTCGCGGCGCTCGCCGCCCGCACCATGGTCGGACGCAACGGCCTGGCCGAGGACTTCGCGGGCGCCGCCGTGTTCCTGGCGAGCGGGGCGTCCGCCTATGTGACGGGCCAGTCCCTCTTCGTCGACGGCGGCTTCTCGACCCACTGACCATGCGGCCCACCGACCCGGCGACGCGCGGACCGACGGCCTTCCGATCGGCTTGCCCTCCGCCCGGCGACCGCGTCCACCGGCGACCCACTGACCGACCACGTGCGGACCGGTGGCCCGCTGACCCGCTTCGCCGCGACCGTCGACGCCGCGACCGTCGACGCCCCGACCGGCCACGCACCGTCCCGCCCCGCCGCGCCCGGTCCCCTCCCGAGGACCGGGTGCGGCGCGGACACCGTCAGGCGTCGGCGTGTTCCGCCGTCCGCCGGGAGGCCGCCCGCCGGGACGCCGTCGGTACGGCGGGTATGCCGGTACGGCGGTCGCGCCGCTCCAGCGCCCCCGCCCACAGGGCCCCGGCGAGTCCGAGGAGGGCGAGCGCGGCGCCGACCCAGGCGACCGAGGGATAGCCCCAGCCCGCCGCGATCGTCGCGCCGCCCAGTGCCGGGGCCAGGGTGTTGCCGATGTTGAAGGCGGCCGTGTTGGTGGCGCCGACGAGGGTCGGGGCGCCCGGTGCGAGGGTGAAGACCCGGGCCTGGAGGGCCGGGTTGGTGACATATCCGGCCAGGCCGAGGACGAAGACCAGCACCAGGGTGACGACGGTGTGCCGGGCCGTGAGCGCG includes:
- a CDS encoding STAS domain-containing protein, translated to MTRQLTVRTRSTAAGPVVAVAGELDHLTAPEVRAVLPGLALCPGQQLVVDLGSLTFCDSTGITVLLAARNHALAAQATIALAAVPDRVSRIFRIVGLDQVFPTHPTAQDAEAAWRPTPR
- a CDS encoding PP2C family protein-serine/threonine phosphatase, which codes for MSRTDDDQNGPRKDEAPGDEQAQFSALLEDSVEDLYEHAPCGYLSTQLDGRIAKVNTTLLDWLGYRRGDLVGRKHFSDLLTVGGRLYHETHFAPLLRMQGEISGIALELKAADGTRLPVLVTSTLKRGSNGQPLLVRTTLFDARDRRAYETELLRARKEADQERDRLRVLAATLQKTLLPPALENMPGLDVSTHYHLASPDEVGGDFYDLFPLAPDTWGLFLGDVCGKGAAAAAVTSLARYTLRAAAVYDPDPVAVLGNLNTVLNHEYNGADPRFCTVVFGLLTLDPEKGGFHITLAGGGHPPALLLRADGTADFLPTPGGQLIGVLPEAHIATTTVRLAPGDTLLLYTDGLTEARTDATSGGGERYGDDALLDFARALAPATASDTVDAVRGLLDTLGTGVDDDTAVLAVHAPRPPGEEQR
- a CDS encoding alpha/beta fold hydrolase; this translates as MDVRSRNHVTVSGRPGGPVVMLAHGFGCDQNMWRLIVPALERDFTVVLFDHVGAGNSDLSAWSRERYSTLHGYVDDLLELCRELALGPVTFVGHSVSAMMGVLAAAKEPGAFTGLVLLAPSPCFIDDPDTGYRGGFSAEDIDELLESLDANYLGWSGAMAPVIMGNPERPELGEELTSSFCRTDPEIARVFARVTFLSDNRADLAGVTVPTLVAQCSRDAIAPPEVGAFVHARIPGSQLVTLNATGHCPQLAAPDETAAAIAAFAGGTP
- a CDS encoding universal stress protein yields the protein MARAIAVGVDGSPESLAAVDWAAHEAALRRLPLRIVHAPWWEPRDVPLTGGGDALSRAAEAVVTKADARAAEGRPELEISSEVVAEDPVDALLGAARTAEMLVLGSKGQGPVLGFLLGSYGRQVIAEARHPVVSVRSPGDRPPPRAGEVVVGQQGSAEDSGPALAFAFAAAAARGAALRAVRAWSLPPLHAYSSEFLRLTDEAGGLEPLERKSLREALAPWREKFPDVRVVEHVEIGSAGQVLLAASTGAQLLVVGRRARYTPIGGRIGSVAHAALHHAPCPVAVTSHH
- a CDS encoding SDR family NAD(P)-dependent oxidoreductase → MTSVTYLSELFSLDGRVALVTGGSSGIGRAVAGALARAGARVVIVARGETELAATVAELTAEGREAAWVSADLSAREGVRAAAEAAAAVFGEPDILVNSAGINLRPPLGELGEDVWDTTMAVNLEAPFLLGQRFGPGMAARGFGRIIHITSQQAHRAFVQSGAYGVSKGALESLARSQAEAWSPHGVTCNTLVPGFVMTPLNQRLSSDPDRVAALAARTMVGRNGLAEDFAGAAVFLASGASAYVTGQSLFVDGGFSTH